The following coding sequences are from one Rathayibacter sp. VKM Ac-2760 window:
- a CDS encoding DUF2254 family protein yields the protein MARGGRIFGSGAGSESLEAAILRASTRGPGARTRAEIVPPSGRHLVLPPSSGTVLAVDVDALVALAAEEDLLIALERRAGEFAVAATPLLSWWSADETVPDEETERRLDARALAAVTLGPGPGADVESRLRGLVARGEVDALAAALALLARVPDPPAAFQDAAGFWRVLVPEAPFERRLLLAPAVEAPAERVLLLLRDCAFTATLPRRRAVIAAACARVVAAAPDSAAVAALAEAVDDALEKRWRAL from the coding sequence ATGGCGCGCGGTGGACGGATCTTCGGGAGCGGGGCGGGGTCCGAGTCGCTCGAGGCGGCGATCCTGCGCGCGAGCACCCGCGGGCCGGGTGCGCGGACCCGGGCCGAGATCGTGCCGCCGTCGGGTCGGCACCTCGTGCTGCCGCCGTCGTCGGGGACCGTGCTGGCCGTCGACGTCGACGCGCTCGTGGCGCTCGCCGCGGAGGAGGACCTGCTGATCGCGCTCGAGCGGCGGGCGGGCGAGTTCGCGGTCGCCGCGACTCCGCTGCTCTCGTGGTGGTCGGCGGACGAGACCGTGCCGGACGAGGAGACGGAGCGACGGCTCGACGCGCGTGCGCTCGCCGCGGTGACGCTCGGGCCCGGTCCGGGGGCGGACGTGGAGTCGCGGCTGCGCGGGCTCGTCGCGCGCGGGGAGGTGGACGCGCTCGCCGCGGCGCTCGCACTGCTCGCGCGGGTGCCGGATCCGCCGGCCGCGTTCCAGGACGCGGCGGGGTTCTGGCGGGTGCTGGTGCCGGAGGCGCCGTTCGAGCGGCGGCTGCTGCTCGCGCCGGCGGTGGAGGCGCCGGCCGAGCGGGTGCTGCTGCTGCTGCGCGACTGCGCTTTCACGGCGACGCTGCCGCGGCGGCGCGCGGTGATCGCGGCGGCGTGCGCGCGGGTCGTGGCGGCGGCGCCGGACTCCGCGGCGGTCGCGGCGCTGGCGGAGGCTGTCGACGACGCCCTCGAGAAGCGCTGGCGCGCGCTCTGA
- a CDS encoding DUF1697 domain-containing protein, which produces MTRLVALLRGVNVNGRTVRSADLAATVESVGGTAVRTVLASGNAAFDSGRDPAELKSALEAALGERFGYDAWIVLVTQEALAAAAAAYPFERIDETAHPYVVFGSDPAALDAAEAAIGATDPAVELLARGDGVLYWRCPKGSSTDTPAAKILARAVFRSTTTTRNLRTVEKLVSA; this is translated from the coding sequence ATGACCCGTCTCGTCGCCCTCCTGCGCGGAGTGAACGTCAACGGCCGCACCGTCCGCAGCGCGGACCTCGCCGCCACCGTCGAGAGCGTCGGCGGCACGGCCGTCCGCACCGTGCTCGCCAGCGGCAACGCCGCCTTCGACTCCGGCCGCGACCCCGCCGAGCTGAAGTCCGCGCTCGAGGCGGCCCTAGGCGAGCGCTTCGGGTACGACGCCTGGATCGTCCTCGTCACGCAGGAGGCGCTCGCCGCGGCCGCCGCCGCCTACCCGTTCGAGCGGATCGACGAGACGGCGCACCCCTACGTCGTCTTCGGCTCCGACCCCGCCGCCCTCGACGCGGCCGAGGCGGCGATCGGCGCGACCGACCCGGCTGTCGAGCTGCTCGCCCGCGGCGACGGCGTCCTCTACTGGCGCTGCCCGAAGGGCTCCTCCACCGACACTCCGGCCGCGAAGATCCTGGCCCGCGCCGTCTTCCGCTCGACGACGACGACCCGCAACCTCCGCACCGTGGAGAAGCTCGTCTCGGCCTGA
- a CDS encoding iron-siderophore ABC transporter substrate-binding protein, translated as MPRATKSLALVATALLTVGLAGCSSAATGADSAAGDGFEPITIEHALGTTTIESQPERVATVNWANHEVPLALGVVPVGMAAANFGDDDGDGLLPWVSEKLEELGGETPVLFDETDGIDFEAVADTQPDVILAAYSGLTQEDYDTLSEIAPVVAYPETAWGTSWRDTITFNSEAMGMADEGAALIGDLETEIEEKVAAHPQLAGASAMFLTHVDPTDLSQVSFYTTHDTRPAFFEDLGLTTPESIATASATTDAFSLTQSAEQADAFSDVDVIVTYGDDELVNTLKADPLLSQIPAVANDAIVRLPSTPLGTAANPTPLSISYVLDDYLAMLAEAADKAA; from the coding sequence ATGCCCCGCGCCACCAAGTCGCTCGCCCTCGTCGCGACCGCCCTGCTCACCGTCGGCCTCGCCGGCTGCTCGTCCGCCGCGACGGGCGCCGACTCCGCCGCCGGCGACGGCTTCGAGCCGATCACCATCGAGCACGCGCTCGGCACCACGACCATCGAGTCGCAGCCGGAGCGCGTCGCGACCGTCAACTGGGCCAACCACGAGGTCCCGCTCGCGCTCGGTGTGGTCCCGGTCGGCATGGCCGCCGCCAACTTCGGCGACGACGACGGCGACGGACTCCTCCCCTGGGTCTCCGAGAAGCTCGAGGAGCTCGGCGGCGAGACCCCCGTCCTCTTCGACGAGACCGACGGCATCGACTTCGAGGCCGTCGCGGACACGCAGCCCGACGTGATCCTCGCCGCCTACTCCGGCCTCACCCAGGAGGACTACGACACGCTGTCCGAGATCGCGCCCGTCGTCGCCTACCCCGAGACCGCCTGGGGCACCTCCTGGCGCGACACCATCACCTTCAACAGCGAGGCGATGGGCATGGCCGACGAGGGCGCCGCGCTGATCGGCGACCTCGAGACCGAGATCGAGGAGAAGGTCGCCGCGCACCCGCAGCTCGCCGGCGCCTCCGCGATGTTCCTCACCCACGTCGACCCGACCGACCTGAGCCAGGTCAGCTTCTACACGACGCACGACACCCGCCCCGCCTTCTTCGAGGACCTCGGCCTGACGACGCCGGAGAGCATCGCGACCGCCTCGGCCACCACCGACGCGTTCTCGCTCACCCAGAGCGCCGAGCAGGCCGACGCGTTCAGCGACGTCGACGTGATCGTCACCTACGGCGACGACGAGCTCGTGAACACCCTCAAGGCCGACCCGCTGCTCTCGCAGATCCCGGCCGTCGCGAACGACGCCATCGTGCGCCTGCCCTCCACGCCGCTCGGCACCGCCGCGAACCCGACCCCGCTGTCGATCTCGTACGTCCTCGACGACTACCTCGCCATGCTGGCCGAAGCCGCCGACAAGGCCGCGTGA
- a CDS encoding iron ABC transporter permease — translation MTLTAPPAAGVAAVRRPRRLRALWLLVALAVLAGVGVLSVLVGSRDVSWSDVVAAFGGSTDGFAQAAVAKRIPRTVLAAVAGAALGVAGVLMQGVTRNPLADPGILGVNTGASLAVVTGIVFFGLSTATGFIWVAIGGAAVAAVFVYVVGSLGRGGATPLKLALAGAATSAALVSVISAIVLPRADLSGGIRSWQIGGVGGATAASIGQVVPFLLAGLVLCVLSAKSLNTLALGDELAAGLGERVALARGAAALGAVILCGATTAVTGPIGFVGLVVPHACRLLVGVDHRWLLPFSAVAGAVLLTGADIVGRIVARPSEIDVGIITALIGAPVFIAIVRRQKVREL, via the coding sequence GTGACCCTCACCGCCCCGCCCGCCGCGGGCGTCGCCGCCGTGCGACGCCCGCGGCGGCTGCGCGCCCTCTGGCTCCTCGTCGCCCTCGCCGTGCTGGCCGGAGTCGGCGTGCTCTCGGTGCTGGTCGGTTCGCGCGACGTGTCGTGGAGCGACGTGGTCGCCGCGTTCGGCGGCTCCACCGACGGCTTCGCGCAGGCCGCGGTCGCCAAGCGCATCCCGCGCACGGTGCTCGCCGCGGTCGCCGGCGCCGCACTCGGCGTCGCGGGCGTGCTGATGCAGGGCGTCACCCGCAATCCGCTCGCCGACCCCGGGATCCTCGGCGTCAACACCGGCGCCTCGCTCGCGGTCGTCACCGGCATCGTCTTCTTCGGCCTCTCCACCGCGACCGGCTTCATCTGGGTCGCGATCGGCGGCGCGGCCGTCGCCGCCGTCTTCGTCTACGTCGTCGGCTCGCTCGGCCGCGGGGGAGCGACTCCGCTCAAGCTCGCGCTCGCCGGCGCGGCCACCTCCGCCGCTCTCGTCTCGGTGATCAGCGCGATCGTCCTGCCGCGCGCCGATCTCTCCGGCGGCATCCGCTCCTGGCAGATCGGCGGCGTCGGCGGCGCGACCGCCGCGAGCATCGGCCAGGTCGTGCCGTTCCTCCTCGCCGGTCTCGTGCTCTGCGTGCTCTCGGCGAAGAGCCTGAACACCCTCGCGCTCGGCGACGAGCTGGCCGCCGGTCTCGGCGAGCGCGTGGCCCTCGCGCGCGGCGCCGCGGCGCTCGGGGCCGTGATTCTCTGCGGAGCGACCACCGCGGTCACCGGGCCGATCGGCTTCGTCGGCCTGGTCGTCCCGCACGCCTGCCGCCTCCTCGTCGGCGTCGACCACCGCTGGCTGCTCCCCTTCTCCGCGGTCGCCGGAGCGGTCCTCCTCACCGGCGCCGACATCGTCGGCCGCATCGTCGCGCGGCCGAGCGAGATCGACGTCGGCATCATCACCGCGCTGATCGGCGCCCCCGTCTTCATCGCGATCGTGCGCCGGCAGAAGGTGCGCGAACTGTGA
- a CDS encoding iron chelate uptake ABC transporter family permease subunit gives MTAVQSRPAPSATALAVAAGRRRRGVRRRVVVAVLVALLVVVFAVSLIVGQTIYSPAEVVRVILGEQVPGASFTVGRLRLPRAILGVLVGLCFGLGGVAFQTMLRNPLASPDIIGISAGASAAAAFAIVTLSLGATQVSVLAIVAGLLVALVVYALSYRSGVAGTRLILIGIGVAAMLDSVTAYVLSRAAAFDFQEASRWLTGSLNGARWGEVVPVLIAMVVLTPVLLARSRDLSGTQLGDDTAAALGIRVNRTRLVVIVAAVGLIAFATAAAGPIAFVAFLSGPIAARLVGPGRSLLIPSALVGALLVLVADFVGQYGLGLRYPVGVVTGVLGAPYLIYLIVRSNRSGGSL, from the coding sequence GTGACCGCCGTCCAGTCCCGGCCCGCTCCCTCCGCCACCGCGCTTGCGGTCGCGGCCGGCCGCCGCCGCCGCGGGGTCCGGCGCCGGGTCGTCGTGGCCGTGCTCGTCGCGCTCCTCGTCGTCGTCTTCGCCGTCTCGCTGATCGTCGGGCAGACGATCTACTCGCCGGCGGAGGTCGTCCGGGTGATCCTCGGCGAGCAGGTGCCCGGCGCCTCCTTCACCGTGGGGCGACTGCGCCTGCCGCGCGCGATCCTCGGCGTGCTGGTCGGCCTCTGCTTCGGCCTGGGCGGCGTCGCCTTCCAGACCATGCTGCGCAATCCGCTGGCCAGCCCCGACATCATCGGGATCAGCGCCGGGGCGAGCGCCGCCGCGGCCTTCGCGATCGTCACGCTGTCGCTCGGAGCGACGCAGGTCTCGGTCCTCGCGATCGTCGCCGGCCTGCTGGTCGCCCTCGTCGTCTACGCCCTCTCCTACCGCAGCGGCGTGGCCGGCACCCGGCTGATCCTGATCGGCATCGGCGTCGCCGCGATGCTCGACAGCGTCACCGCCTACGTCCTCTCCCGCGCCGCCGCCTTCGACTTCCAGGAGGCCAGCCGCTGGCTCACCGGCAGCCTGAACGGCGCGCGCTGGGGCGAGGTCGTCCCGGTGCTGATCGCGATGGTGGTGCTCACCCCCGTCCTGCTCGCCCGGTCGCGCGACCTCTCGGGCACGCAGCTGGGAGACGACACGGCCGCCGCGCTGGGCATCCGGGTGAACCGCACCCGCCTGGTCGTCATCGTCGCCGCCGTCGGCCTGATCGCCTTCGCGACCGCGGCGGCCGGCCCGATCGCGTTCGTCGCCTTCCTCTCCGGCCCCATCGCCGCGCGCCTGGTCGGCCCCGGCCGCTCGCTGCTGATCCCGTCGGCCCTGGTCGGCGCGCTGCTCGTGCTCGTCGCCGACTTCGTCGGGCAGTACGGGCTCGGCCTGCGCTACCCGGTCGGCGTCGTCACCGGCGTGCTCGGTGCGCCGTACCTGATCTACCTCATCGTCCGCAGCAACCGATCGGGAGGGTCCCTGTGA
- a CDS encoding ABC transporter ATP-binding protein, which produces MTAEHTLTVESLTLGYGDRTVVDGLDLVVPPGRITAIVGANACGKSTLLRSMSRLLAPRAGTVLLDGKAVHRTPAKQLARTLGLLPQSPIAPEGITVADLVGRGRHPHQGILSRWNAHDDEAVATALDATDTASLADRAVDELSGGQRQRVWIAMALAQETDLLLLDEPTTFLDVSHQVEVLDLLVDLNRHRGTTVVMVLHDLNLAARYADHLVALAGGTVHAAGTPAEVLTEDTVRAVFGLDSRIITDPTSGTPLMLPLGRHRLTAGAAESDLRPLG; this is translated from the coding sequence GTGACCGCCGAGCACACCCTCACCGTCGAGTCCCTCACCCTGGGCTACGGCGACCGGACCGTGGTCGACGGCCTCGACCTCGTCGTCCCGCCCGGCCGGATCACCGCGATCGTCGGCGCGAACGCCTGCGGCAAGTCGACCCTCCTCCGCTCGATGTCGCGCCTGCTCGCCCCGCGCGCGGGCACCGTGCTGCTCGACGGCAAGGCGGTGCATAGGACGCCCGCCAAGCAGCTCGCCCGCACCCTGGGCCTCCTGCCGCAGTCGCCGATCGCTCCGGAGGGGATCACCGTCGCCGATCTCGTCGGCCGCGGCCGCCACCCGCACCAGGGCATCCTCAGCCGCTGGAACGCGCACGACGACGAGGCCGTCGCGACCGCGCTCGACGCGACCGACACCGCGAGCCTCGCCGATCGCGCCGTCGACGAGCTCAGCGGCGGGCAGCGCCAGCGGGTCTGGATCGCGATGGCCCTCGCCCAGGAGACCGACCTGCTGCTGCTGGACGAGCCGACCACCTTCCTCGACGTCAGTCACCAGGTCGAGGTGCTCGACCTCCTCGTCGACCTCAACCGCCACCGCGGGACGACCGTCGTGATGGTCCTGCACGACCTCAACCTCGCGGCCCGCTACGCCGACCACCTCGTCGCCCTCGCCGGGGGCACCGTGCACGCCGCCGGCACCCCCGCCGAGGTCCTGACCGAGGACACCGTCCGCGCCGTCTTCGGCCTGGACAGCCGCATCATCACCGACCCCACCTCGGGAACTCCCCTGATGCTCCCGCTCGGCCGCCACCGCCTGACCGCCGGCGCCGCCGAGTCCGACCTGCGGCCCCTCGGCTGA
- a CDS encoding type II toxin-antitoxin system HicA family toxin, whose product MTRPQKYRDVTRFLRSRGWERTRQRGSHETWSPAEGGATITLVQHRGEVSPGVVRQLQAVFADTPSDWNRP is encoded by the coding sequence ATGACCAGGCCGCAGAAGTACCGCGACGTCACGAGATTCCTCCGCTCGCGCGGGTGGGAGCGCACCCGGCAGCGAGGGAGCCACGAGACGTGGAGCCCCGCCGAGGGCGGGGCGACCATCACCCTCGTGCAGCACCGGGGCGAGGTCTCACCCGGCGTCGTCCGCCAGCTGCAAGCGGTCTTCGCGGACACCCCGAGCGATTGGAACCGACCATGA
- a CDS encoding beta-phosphoglucomutase family hydrolase: MTASPTRPDASALRETRALLFDLDGVLTPTADVHMQAWARLFAPYLESRGIAEGYTDADYFRYIDGRPRYDGVRALLASRGITLPEGSPSDDPALETVCGLGNRKNDAFNQTLAEEGVAPYPGSRALVDAAIAAGVEVAVVTSSRNGVPVLEAAGIRDRFEVVVDGLLAARESIAGKPAPDTYLHAAQLLGLTAAECVVVEDAHSGVAAGRAGAFGLVVGVDRGVGRDTLLEHGADIVVDDLAELLPFLPTAPAPEDAA; encoded by the coding sequence GTGACTGCATCACCGACGCGCCCCGACGCCTCCGCCCTCCGCGAGACCCGGGCGCTCCTCTTCGACCTCGACGGCGTCCTCACGCCGACCGCCGACGTGCACATGCAGGCCTGGGCCCGCCTCTTCGCGCCGTACCTCGAGTCGCGCGGCATCGCCGAGGGCTACACGGACGCCGACTACTTCCGGTACATCGACGGCCGCCCGCGCTACGACGGCGTCCGCGCCCTGCTCGCCTCCCGCGGGATCACCCTCCCCGAGGGATCGCCGAGCGACGACCCCGCGCTCGAGACCGTCTGCGGACTCGGCAATCGCAAGAACGACGCGTTCAACCAGACCCTGGCCGAGGAGGGCGTCGCGCCCTACCCCGGCTCGCGCGCCCTGGTCGACGCCGCGATCGCCGCGGGCGTCGAGGTCGCCGTCGTCACCTCCTCCCGCAACGGCGTGCCCGTGCTCGAGGCCGCCGGGATCCGCGACCGCTTCGAGGTCGTCGTCGACGGGCTCCTCGCCGCCCGGGAGTCGATCGCCGGCAAGCCCGCGCCCGACACCTACCTGCACGCCGCGCAGCTGCTCGGCCTCACCGCCGCCGAGTGCGTGGTCGTGGAGGACGCGCACTCCGGAGTCGCCGCCGGCCGCGCGGGCGCCTTCGGCCTCGTCGTCGGCGTCGACCGGGGCGTCGGCCGCGACACCCTCCTCGAGCACGGCGCCGACATCGTCGTCGACGACCTCGCCGAGCTGCTCCCCTTCCTCCCCACCGCCCCCGCCCCCGAGGACGCCGCATGA
- a CDS encoding glycosyl hydrolase family 65 protein, giving the protein MNPITSDPLDRNRFPVDEWALVETEFATELQGRTETLFATGNGYLGLRGNVEEGRDGYAYGTFINGFHETWPIRHAEEAFGFARVGQTIVNVPDAKIIRLYVDDEPFVLSEADVLAYSRRLDFANGVLTRELEWRTPSGKRVLIRSRRLVSFTDRHLAILDYEVEMLDHDASVLISSQILNRQDGVDEYHAPSGSEAAGFDPRKAESFEDRVLQPGLKRVSGTRYLLGYRTTNSRMTVACGAEHVLETENEWDQTSQIDDDLAKHVYRVKAKAGVPVRLVKTLTYHTSRGVPVRELADRCDRTLDRARETPVEEQFTKQREWLDDFWVRSDVQIDGQPAIQQATRWNLFQLAQSTARTDGGGVAAKGVSGSGYGGHYFWDTEVYVLPFLSYTAPLVARNALRFRQNMLEAARSRAAELNQRGALFPWRTINGQESSAYYAAGTAQYHIDADISYALMQYVGATGDDDFLARGAIDILVETARMWADLGFWRSNGDDHFHIHGVTGPDEYTTVVNDNLYTNVMARSNLRAAARAVELLKAVEPSAYERMVARLLLDEDEVIEWARAADKMHIPFDERAGIHPQDAAFLEKELWDLENTPASKRPLLLHFHPLVIYRFQVLKQADVVLALLLQGNEFTAEQKRADFEYYDALTTGDSTLSAVVQSIIAAEVGYSELSRHYFLSALFVDLADLHRNTADGIHVASTGGVWSALVYGFGGMRDHGGRITLDPRLPDDWDRLTFRISLHGTRVRVEVTQEAVLLTVESGDAAAITVRGERVHVEAGNPVRVGLGHQGPRLIGAPTTSDIEGTRRSDGTVITASIPTISMTPEPEVLTGP; this is encoded by the coding sequence ATGAACCCCATCACCTCCGACCCGCTCGACCGCAACCGGTTCCCCGTCGACGAGTGGGCCCTGGTCGAGACCGAGTTCGCCACCGAGCTGCAGGGCCGCACCGAGACGCTCTTCGCGACCGGCAACGGCTACCTGGGCCTGCGCGGCAACGTCGAGGAGGGCCGCGACGGCTACGCCTACGGCACCTTCATCAACGGCTTCCACGAGACCTGGCCCATCCGCCACGCGGAGGAGGCGTTCGGCTTCGCCCGCGTCGGCCAGACCATCGTCAACGTGCCGGACGCGAAGATCATCCGCCTCTACGTCGACGACGAGCCGTTCGTGCTGAGCGAGGCCGACGTCCTCGCCTACTCGCGCCGCCTCGACTTCGCGAACGGCGTGCTCACCCGCGAGCTGGAGTGGCGCACCCCCTCGGGCAAGCGCGTGCTGATCCGCTCCCGCCGCCTGGTCTCCTTCACCGACCGGCACCTCGCGATCCTCGACTACGAGGTCGAGATGCTCGACCACGACGCCTCGGTCCTGATCTCGAGCCAGATCCTCAACCGCCAGGACGGCGTCGACGAGTACCACGCGCCCTCGGGCAGCGAGGCCGCCGGCTTCGACCCGCGGAAGGCCGAGTCCTTCGAGGATCGGGTGCTCCAGCCGGGCCTCAAGCGGGTCAGCGGCACGCGCTACCTGCTCGGCTACCGCACCACCAACTCGCGGATGACCGTGGCCTGCGGTGCCGAGCACGTCCTCGAGACCGAGAACGAGTGGGACCAGACCTCCCAGATCGACGACGACCTCGCCAAGCACGTCTACCGCGTGAAGGCGAAGGCCGGCGTCCCGGTGCGCCTGGTGAAGACGCTGACCTACCACACCTCGCGCGGCGTCCCCGTGCGCGAGCTCGCCGACCGCTGCGACCGCACGCTCGACCGCGCCCGCGAGACCCCGGTGGAGGAGCAGTTCACCAAGCAGCGCGAGTGGCTCGACGACTTCTGGGTCCGCTCCGACGTGCAGATCGACGGCCAGCCGGCGATCCAGCAGGCCACCCGCTGGAACCTCTTCCAGCTCGCGCAGTCGACCGCCCGCACGGACGGCGGCGGTGTCGCGGCCAAGGGCGTCTCGGGCTCCGGCTACGGCGGCCACTACTTCTGGGACACCGAGGTCTACGTCCTCCCGTTCCTCAGCTACACGGCTCCGCTCGTGGCGCGCAACGCCCTGCGCTTCCGCCAGAACATGCTCGAGGCGGCCCGCTCGCGCGCGGCCGAGCTCAACCAGCGCGGCGCGCTCTTCCCCTGGCGCACCATCAACGGCCAGGAGTCGTCGGCGTACTACGCCGCCGGCACTGCGCAGTACCACATCGACGCCGACATCTCCTATGCGCTCATGCAGTACGTCGGCGCGACCGGCGACGACGACTTCCTCGCCCGCGGCGCGATCGACATCCTGGTCGAGACCGCGCGGATGTGGGCCGACCTGGGCTTCTGGCGCAGCAACGGCGACGACCACTTCCACATCCACGGCGTCACCGGCCCGGACGAGTACACGACCGTCGTCAACGACAACCTCTACACGAACGTGATGGCCCGCTCGAACCTGCGGGCAGCCGCCCGCGCCGTCGAGCTGCTGAAGGCCGTCGAGCCGTCGGCCTACGAGCGGATGGTCGCCCGCCTGCTGCTCGACGAGGACGAGGTCATCGAGTGGGCCCGCGCGGCCGACAAGATGCACATCCCCTTCGACGAGCGCGCCGGCATCCACCCGCAGGACGCGGCGTTCCTCGAGAAGGAGCTGTGGGACCTGGAGAACACCCCGGCGTCCAAGCGGCCGCTGCTGCTGCACTTCCACCCGCTGGTGATCTACCGCTTCCAGGTGCTCAAGCAGGCCGACGTGGTGCTCGCCCTGCTGCTGCAGGGCAACGAGTTCACCGCGGAGCAGAAGCGCGCCGACTTCGAGTACTACGACGCGCTGACCACCGGCGATTCGACGCTCTCCGCGGTCGTGCAGTCGATCATCGCGGCGGAGGTGGGCTACAGCGAGCTGTCCCGCCACTACTTCCTCTCCGCGCTGTTCGTCGATCTGGCCGATCTGCACCGCAACACCGCCGACGGCATCCACGTCGCCTCCACCGGCGGCGTCTGGAGCGCCCTGGTCTACGGCTTCGGCGGGATGCGCGACCACGGCGGCCGCATCACGCTCGATCCGCGCCTCCCCGACGACTGGGACCGCCTGACCTTCCGCATCAGCCTGCACGGCACGCGGGTTCGGGTCGAGGTGACCCAGGAGGCCGTGCTGCTGACCGTCGAGTCCGGCGACGCCGCGGCGATCACCGTCCGCGGCGAGCGCGTGCACGTCGAGGCCGGCAACCCGGTCCGCGTCGGCCTCGGCCACCAGGGCCCGCGCCTGATCGGCGCGCCCACCACGTCCGACATCGAGGGCACCCGCCGCTCCGACGGCACCGTCATCACGGCATCCATCCCGACCATCTCGATGACGCCCGAGCCCGAGGTCCTGACCGGCCCGTAG
- a CDS encoding glycosyltransferase family 4 protein encodes MVMSSSRFPPGPRPTVAVVSDYALDYTGGAQTAMVAECRSLVQAGVRVLLVVPRSATPLPLDGIELHPLPAPRIPVVQLPIVRNSRRTRALLTALFRDEQVGTVHVHSEFGLAVAALEVAARLGIPSVATVHTFFWRGAPGLVGRLVAPIAAAHVAAVTGRRPRLPRGGDDRLGELLRDVTRSAAGRADLVISPSAHQAEALRRTGLARVAVLPNTVIPRAAGADEEAGRAGETPGPLRLLWVGRCAPEKRLVPFLEGCLAVLAREPGALTVEVIGSGPSLARAVRLAAGCPAVVFRGFVENGRIGDAVRRSDLVALTSFGFDNQPMVVVEALQGGRGILYVDPALTEGLDGPGLLAPVEPAAFAAYLERLCRDRAPARAASAAAREAFADFAPEAHASALLALHAAAREHAGLRSAGE; translated from the coding sequence ATGGTCATGAGCAGCTCTCGGTTTCCGCCCGGTCCGCGTCCCACCGTCGCGGTCGTCAGCGATTACGCGCTCGACTACACCGGCGGCGCGCAGACGGCGATGGTCGCGGAGTGCCGGAGCCTCGTGCAGGCCGGCGTCCGCGTCCTGCTGGTCGTCCCCCGCTCCGCCACGCCGTTGCCGCTGGACGGCATCGAGCTGCACCCCCTCCCGGCGCCGCGCATCCCCGTCGTCCAGCTGCCGATCGTCCGCAACTCCCGGCGCACCCGGGCGCTGCTGACGGCGCTCTTCCGCGACGAGCAGGTCGGGACGGTCCACGTCCACTCCGAGTTCGGCCTCGCGGTCGCCGCCCTGGAGGTCGCCGCACGCCTCGGCATCCCCTCCGTCGCCACGGTGCACACCTTCTTCTGGCGCGGCGCCCCCGGTCTCGTCGGCCGCCTGGTGGCTCCGATCGCCGCGGCCCACGTCGCCGCCGTCACCGGCCGTCGCCCGCGTCTCCCGCGCGGCGGCGACGACCGCCTCGGCGAGCTCCTCCGCGACGTCACCCGGAGCGCCGCCGGCCGGGCCGACCTCGTGATCTCCCCGTCGGCCCACCAGGCCGAGGCCCTCCGGCGCACCGGACTGGCGCGGGTGGCGGTGCTGCCCAACACCGTGATCCCCCGGGCGGCCGGTGCCGACGAGGAGGCGGGCCGCGCGGGCGAGACCCCCGGCCCGCTGCGCCTGCTCTGGGTCGGCCGGTGCGCGCCGGAGAAGCGGCTCGTCCCCTTCCTCGAGGGCTGCCTCGCCGTCCTCGCGCGCGAACCCGGCGCCCTCACCGTCGAGGTGATCGGCTCCGGCCCCTCGCTCGCCCGCGCCGTCCGGCTCGCGGCGGGCTGCCCGGCCGTCGTGTTCCGCGGCTTCGTCGAGAACGGCCGGATCGGGGACGCGGTCCGCCGGTCCGATCTCGTCGCCCTCACCTCGTTCGGCTTCGACAACCAGCCGATGGTCGTGGTCGAGGCGCTGCAGGGCGGTCGCGGGATCCTCTACGTCGACCCGGCCCTGACGGAGGGTCTCGACGGCCCGGGACTGCTCGCGCCCGTGGAGCCCGCCGCCTTCGCCGCGTACCTCGAGCGGCTCTGCCGCGATCGCGCTCCGGCCCGCGCGGCGTCGGCCGCGGCGCGGGAGGCCTTCGCGGACTTCGCGCCCGAGGCGCACGCGTCGGCCCTCCTCGCGCTGCACGCGGCGGCACGCGAGCACGCGGGTCTGCGCTCCGCGGGCGAGTAG